The genomic segment ATCACCAGTGATACACAACCATCATTAATGTTTGTCACACCACGGCATTCACCATTCACAAAAGCTCCTACCTGGCCTTCTGCTTCCAGACTGGCATAGGCGCATGTGCTATTGGTATAGATCACAGGTGTCCAGATGTATTCTATTGTATCCACACTTCTTGTACCTGTAGGTGGATCTGGATACATGAAATTAGCGGCGGTTGTAAGCTGTACCCAATAGCCATTGCCTGGTGAAAGTTCTTCCAGAGTATTGAAATTGGGATCAAGGGCTGGATCATAACTCTGTGTGATACTCTTCACCTTGGTAAGATTATCACCAATAAGTGAAGCAAAGGCATAATCTGGAGCTTCAGCTTCCTGAGGCAGGAATGCTGCCAGATTCCAGCCGGCATCAAGTGCAATTACCGTAGTCAACGGCAGTGCTGATCCGGTAAAATCAAGTACATCTTCCTGAGATACCTGTACCCAGTAGCCATATCCATCAACAAGGTCGACAAGGGTATTGAAATTAGGATCAAGGGCTGGATCATAACTCTGTGTGATGCTTTTTACCTTAGTAAGATAAGTCATTGGTGCAAATACATCCACAACAGCACGACTGCCAATATCCACATTATAGCTCCAGAGATTCCAACCTTGAGCAAATACACCCGGCAGGGTTACATCACCGCCGGGAACCCCTGGATACCAAACTGCGTCATCACCAGTAAATGCCTGTACATTATCATAATTAAGAATGCCTTGAGTCCATTCATATACATAATCTAAGTCCACGTAATAAACTGCTATAATATAAAGAACATCGGCAAATTCCCATTCAGGGAAATTACCACATTCCACCATAACCAGACTATATTCGTCCAGGATATCACAACCAACTGACAAATCAGTCAATACTGTCCCTGGATCAGTTCCTAAATAAGCTTCAAAGTAAACCGGGTCGCCATTCAGCGTAGCATCATATTCCACAAAAACAGGATGAGGAATACCTGCAAAAAGTCCGGCAGCTAAAGCAAATGTAAGGATTAGCGCAAATATCTTTTTCATAAAAAACTCCTTTTAGTTTTGCTTACCATTTTTTTGCAGATAATCATTATCGAATTGGCCAGGTAAAGTTTTGTACAGCACCTACCATCATTGCCTGTCCGACACTTACCGGAGTAGAACTATAAGTCCAGGCGTCATAATAACTGATATAAGCAGCAGTAATCCAGGCTTGATTTGTTTCATCCCAGATACTGATTGTATTAG from the Candidatus Stygibacter australis genome contains:
- a CDS encoding T9SS type A sorting domain-containing protein; translated protein: MKKIFALILTFALAAGLFAGIPHPVFVEYDATLNGDPVYFEAYLGTDPGTVLTDLSVGCDILDEYSLVMVECGNFPEWEFADVLYIIAVYYVDLDYVYEWTQGILNYDNVQAFTGDDAVWYPGVPGGDVTLPGVFAQGWNLWSYNVDIGSRAVVDVFAPMTYLTKVKSITQSYDPALDPNFNTLVDLVDGYGYWVQVSQEDVLDFTGSALPLTTVIALDAGWNLAAFLPQEAEAPDYAFASLIGDNLTKVKSITQSYDPALDPNFNTLEELSPGNGYWVQLTTAANFMYPDPPTGTRSVDTIEYIWTPVIYTNSTCAYASLEAEGQVGAFVNGECRGVTNINDGCVSLVINGTEAETATFKLYQNGQVTDLNTEITTAPGEDVFFDFTTDAPGITQMLKAYPNPFNPETKIVYQTSEAGNVNISVYNIKGQKVVELVNEHKEAGTYPVDWHAAGHASGIYFVKMTASGTEQIQKLILMK